The following proteins are co-located in the Oscillatoria salina IIICB1 genome:
- the hoxU gene encoding bidirectional hydrogenase complex protein HoxU yields the protein MAVVTLKINDRDLAVEAGATVLEAAQAAGIHIPTMCHLEGITDVGACRLCLVAIAGIPKLLPACVTQVSEGMKVLTHTPEIEEFRRMTVEMLFAEGNHICSVCVANGNCELQDMAIEVGMDHTRFFYQFPQREVDVSHDRFGIDRNRCIFCTRCVRVCDEIEGAHVWDMAGRGSQSKIIAGLDQPWGEVSACTSCGKCVDACPTGAIFRKGSTVAEMQRDRAKLEFIVNARKNQEWTR from the coding sequence ATGGCAGTTGTCACCTTAAAAATTAACGATCGAGACTTAGCCGTAGAAGCTGGGGCAACAGTGCTAGAAGCAGCCCAAGCAGCAGGGATTCATATCCCCACAATGTGCCATTTAGAAGGGATTACCGATGTGGGGGCTTGTCGCTTATGTTTAGTAGCGATCGCCGGAATCCCCAAGCTTTTACCCGCTTGTGTCACCCAAGTCAGTGAAGGGATGAAAGTGCTTACCCATACCCCAGAAATTGAGGAATTTCGCCGGATGACGGTGGAAATGCTCTTTGCGGAAGGGAATCATATTTGTTCGGTTTGCGTCGCCAATGGTAACTGTGAGTTACAGGATATGGCAATTGAGGTGGGGATGGATCATACCCGCTTTTTCTACCAGTTTCCCCAGCGAGAAGTAGATGTATCCCACGATCGCTTTGGAATCGATCGCAACCGTTGCATCTTTTGTACTCGTTGCGTGCGAGTCTGTGATGAAATTGAAGGCGCTCATGTTTGGGACATGGCGGGACGCGGCAGCCAGTCGAAAATTATCGCCGGGTTAGACCAACCTTGGGGAGAGGTGTCCGCTTGTACCTCCTGTGGTAAATGTGTGGATGCTTGTCCCACAGGGGCAATTTTCCGCAAAGGGTCAACAGTGGCAGAAATGCAACGCGATCGCGCCAAACTGGAATTTATTGTCAACGCAAGGAAGAACCAAGAATGGACAAGATAA
- a CDS encoding NADH-quinone oxidoreductase subunit B family protein, with protein MDKIRLATVWLAGCSGCHMSFLDLDEWLIDLAEKVDVVYSPVGSDIKEYPENVDVVLVEGAIANEENLELIQIIRERSKFLISFGDCAVTANVPAMRNMLRGADPVLRRCYLELGDETPQLPNAPGIVPPLLAQVRPVHEVVTVDLFIPGCPPDAERIRATLEPLINGEKPQMVGREMLKFG; from the coding sequence ATGGACAAGATAAGGTTAGCAACTGTTTGGTTAGCCGGATGTTCCGGTTGCCATATGTCTTTTTTAGATTTGGATGAATGGTTGATCGACTTAGCCGAAAAGGTCGATGTGGTTTACTCTCCGGTGGGGTCAGATATCAAAGAATACCCTGAGAATGTGGATGTGGTCTTAGTTGAGGGAGCAATTGCCAACGAAGAGAATCTGGAATTGATTCAAATCATCCGAGAACGGTCTAAATTTCTCATTTCCTTTGGAGACTGTGCCGTCACGGCTAACGTTCCTGCCATGCGAAATATGTTACGCGGTGCCGACCCCGTTTTACGACGCTGTTATCTCGAACTCGGAGACGAAACCCCTCAGTTACCGAACGCCCCAGGAATTGTTCCCCCCTTATTAGCCCAAGTTCGTCCTGTCCATGAAGTTGTGACGGTAGATTTATTTATTCCCGGATGTCCCCCCGATGCGGAGCGAATTCGCGCTACCTTAGAACCCCTAATTAATGGGGAGAAACCCCAGATGGTCGGACGGGAAATGTTGAAGTTTGGTTGA